Proteins encoded together in one Penicillium digitatum chromosome 1, complete sequence window:
- a CDS encoding Glycosyl hydrolase, putative, protein MHLFGSWLPFGGAVTVLLLSSAARAINLDISDEQSIKDAASTSTYAMMKYYYGNETGQIPGAFPDKWWEGAPLLMALLEYWHFTGDTTYNEELSVALQWQSGTDGDYMPSNYSSYLGNDDQMFWGLAAMTAAELSFPDRSTGFSWLSLAQGVFNTQIKRWDTSSCGGGLRWQIWPYQSGYGMKNSISNGGLFQLSARLARYTGDAIYLQWANKIWDWSASSPLLSNSTWNVADSTNIDNDCSTQGNAQWTYNYGTYLMGAAYMYNHTNGTTQSQWLTAVNGLLNKTIDNFFLTGGIIEEYYCEPAENCNNNEVLFKGLTSTWLAFTALLVPSNFDRIIAKLQTSGKAAAASCTGHSNGTCGVQWYKSTWDGWMGMEEQISATKVFTANLINFNNTAPVTSKTGGNSTSNPKAGESDTTASSKMTIAVTTADKVGAGIVTAVFVAGWIGLTSFMILGG, encoded by the exons ATGCACTTGTTTGGGAGTTGGTTGCCCTTCGGAGGTGCTGTCACTGTACTCCTCCTTTCGAGCGCAGCACGCGCAATCAACTTGGATATTAGCGATGAGC AGTCAATCAAAGATGCCGCGAGTACCTCGACTTACGCTATGATGAAATACTACTATGGCAACGAGACCGGTCAAATCCCTGGAGCCTTTCCAGATAAATGGTGGGAAGGAGCCCCACTCCTTATGGCCCTGTTAGAATACTGGCACTTTACTGGCGACACAACATACAACGAGGAACTAAGTGTTGCCCTGCAATGGCAATCGGGTACGGATGGGGACTATATGCCAAGCAACTACAGTTCTTATTTG GGAAACGACGACCAGATGTTCTGGGGTCTGGCAGCTATGACGGCCGCTGAACTCTCATTCCCAGATCGCTCAACTGGATTCTCTTGGCTGTCTTTAGCTCAAGGGGTCTTCAACACTCAGATCAAAAGATGGGATACATCCTCCTGTGGCGGTGGTCTACGATGGCAAATCTGGCCCTACCAGTCTGGCTACGGAATGAAGAATTCCATTTCTAATGGGGGGCTATTCCAGTTATCTGCGCGTCTAGCCCGCTACACCGGAGATGCCATCTATCTCCAGTGGGCTAACAAGATTTGGGATTGGTCTGCCTCATCGCCTTTGCTTAGCAATTCAACATGGAACGTTGCCGATTCCACCAACATTGATAATGATTGTTCGACCCAGGGAAATGCCCAATGGACGTACAACTATGGCACTTACCTGATGGGGGCCGCGTATATGTACAACCAT ACAAATGGCACTACCCAGTCTCAATGGCTGACCGCAGTAAATGGCCTGTTGAACAAGACCATTGACAACTTTTTCCTTACCGGTGGGATTATTGAGGAATATTACTGCGAGCCTGCAGAAAACTGTAATAACAACGAGGTCCTCTTCAAAGGACTAACTTCCACCTGGTTGGCCTTTACTGCTCTACTTGTTCCATCCAATTTTGACAGAATTATCGCCAAGCTCCAAACATCGGGCAAGGCAGCCGCTGCATCCTGCACTGGCCACAGCAATGGAACTTGTGGTGTCCAGTGGTACAAGTCTACATGGGACGGGTGGATGGGAATGGAGGAACAGATCAGCGCGACAAAGGTCTTCACGGCAAATCTGATCAACTTTAATAACACTGCTCCGGTGACCTCGAAAACCGGCGGAAACAGTACGAGCAATCCAAAAGCAGGCGAAAGTGACACTACTGCTTCCAGCAAAATGACGATTGCAGTGACAACTGCTGACAAGGTAGGTGCTGGCATAGTGACTGCAGTTTTCGTGGCTGGCTGGATTGGACTCACAAGTTTCATGATACTTGGTGGTTGA